A single Amia ocellicauda isolate fAmiCal2 chromosome 9, fAmiCal2.hap1, whole genome shotgun sequence DNA region contains:
- the znf703 gene encoding zinc finger protein 703 translates to MNDSPRGSNPHVTTPSPAPGVSDSPPRSPGRKSSPGLCLSPADPQRQAKRLPIRVLKMLTAHTGHLLHPEYLQPLTSAPVSIELDAKKSPLALLAQTCSQIGKPDPPPSSKLNSVTSSGLCDKEPSGRASGGSGLKLGAAEHQQSLEDKSSFKPYSKIGGDCRKDGTGSGVTGSGDKAGFRLPSAACPSFPPHAMSPNPRGSSPPQAHPQAQSAPRQTQTPPQPQQHLQDSKAPGGDMIHSDNGSNGHSHTAKRDSEPAKGSSDSAHLANSSHGRATANSSSASSENSPHHDGKGESLPSQTGLGSGHIAPVSPFKPGHSVFPLPPSSMGYHGSIVGAYAGYPSQFVPGLDHTKSSLVGGQLGVPGKHPSSSPLTGASPPSFMQGLCRDPYCLSYPNAPHLGGSNCSSCVHDPSSSLKSGYPLVYPTHPLHSIHPSSLSSSATPTLSGHPLYTYGFMLQNDPLPHICNWVSASGPCDKRFSSSEELLAHLRTHTALPGADKLLAGYPSSGLGSAAAACHLHLPPTGPGSPSGLPGSFSLRSPHSLGLSRYHPYGKAHLPSAGTLPMHTLQASAGPYYSPYALYTQRLGSASALGYQ, encoded by the exons ATGAACGATTCCCCCCGTGGATCTAACCCGCACGTAACGACACCGAGTCCGGCGCCAGGAGTCAGCGACAGCCCCCCCCGGAGCCCCGGTCGGAAGAGCTCGCCGGGTCTCTGTCTGTCCCCCGCGGATCCCCAACGCCAGGCGAAGCGACTCCCCATCCGGGTCCTAAAGATGCTGACCGCGCACACGGGTCACCTGCTGCACCCCGAGTACCTCCAGCCCCTCACGTCTGCACCAGTCAGCATAGAG CTGGATGCCAAAAAGAGTCCGTTGGCGCTGTTGGCTCAGACTTGCTCACAGATCGGAAAGCCCGACCCGCCGCCCTCTTCCAAGCTGAACTCGGTGACGTCCAGCGGGCTCTGCGACAAGGAGCCCAGCGGCAGGGCGTCCGGCGGATCGGGTCTGAAGCTCGGcgcggcggagcaccagcagtcCCTGGAGGACAAGTCCAGCTTTAAGCCTTATTCTAAGATCGGGGGCGACTGTCGGAAGGACGGGACGGGTTCAGGCGTGACCGGCAGCGGGGATAAGGCCGGGTTTAGGTTACCGAGCGCCGCTTGCCCGAGCTTCCCCCCCCACGCCATGTCGCCAAATCCCCGGGGCTCCTCTCCACCCCAGGCGCACCCACAGGCGCAATCAGCGCCGCGACAGACGCAAACGCCGCCCCAGCCGCAGCAACATCTACAGGACAGCAAAGCGCCTGGTGGCGACATGATTCACTCGGATAACGGCAGTAACGGCCACAGCCACACCGCCAAAAGAGACTCGGAGCCGGCCAAGGGCAGCTCGGACAGCGCGCACCTCGCCAACTCGAGCCACGGGCGCGCCACGGCCAACTCCAGCAGCGCCAGCTCGGAGAACAGCCCGCACCACGACGGCAAAGGCGAGTCCCTGCCGTCGCAGACAGGCCTGGGCTCCGGACACATCGCGCCCGTGTCGCCTTTCAAGCCGGGCCACTCGGTTTTCCCGCTGCCCCCCTCCAGTATGGGTTACCACGGTTCCATCGTGGGCGCATATGCGGGCTACCCGTCTCAGTTCGTACCAGGGTTGGATCATACCAAGTCCAGCCTGGTGGGGGGACAATTGGGGGTTCCAGGGAAGCACCCCAGCTCCAGCCCCCTGACTGGTGCCTCCCCCCCCTCCTTCATGCAGGGATTATGCAGGGACCCCTACTGCCTGTCCTACCCCAACGCGCCCCACCTGGGGGGCAGCAACTGCTCGTCCTGTGTGCAcgacccctcctcctccctgaaATCAGGCTACCCTCTGGTGTACCCCACCCACCCACTGCACTCCATCCACCCCTCCTCCCTGTCCTCCAGCGCCACCCCCACCCTGTCAGGACACCCCCTCTACACCTATGGTTTCATGCTGCAGAACGACCCACTGCCCCACATCTGCAACTGGGTGTCTGCTAGCGGGCCCTGCGACAAACGCTTTTCCTCCTCCGAGGAGCTCCTGGCGCACCTGCGCACCCACACCGCCCTCCCCGGAGCAGACAAGCTCCTGGCTGGGTACCCCTCCTCTGGACTGGGCAGCGCTGCGGCCGCCTGCCACCTGCACCTCCCCCCCACAGGGCCCGGGAGCCCCAGCGGCCTGCCCGGCTCCTTCTCCCTGCGCAGCCCCCACAGCCTCGGACTCAGCCGCTACCACCCGTACGGCAAGGCCCACCTGCCCAGCGCCGGCACCCTGCCCATGCACACACTGCAGGCCTCTGCCGGCCCTTACTACTCCCCCTACGCTCTGTACACCCAGAGGCTGGGCTCTGCATCTGCACTGGGCTATCAATAG